DNA from Thermococcus sp.:
GGCACGTGTGGGAGCATTCGTGGCCTATGTATCAGGCGATAATCATAGCTTCCGCCATCCTTGGGATATCCGTCCGGGAGATAAGCAGCAGAATGTTCCCGCTGACCCTTATAATGATAGTCGTTGGGTACTTCCTCCTCTTGAGGCCCATAGATGCTCCAAGGAATGATAGGGGGGATCTCAGGCGGGGGGCCATTCTCTTCCTCAGGAGCACGTACCCCATTCTGGTCATAGTAGTGATCTCGATAGTACTGGGGTACGATATGGTCTACAGTGCATTTCTGGGTTTTCTTTCGGCTCTGTTACCGCACTTTAGGAACGTTAAGAAGGTGGAGGTGCTGAAACACGCCCTTCAGCCGAAGATAGTTTTTCTTCTCCTTTCCGTCATGTACTTCAAAGAGCTCCTCTCCGTCACGGGTGCCATCGGGGCCCTTCCCAGGACGATTCTTGGACTGAACTTTCCGGTGGTGTTCGTCATAGTCCTCACGCCCTTCGTCGTTGGCCTTATAACCGGGATAAGCTTTGCGTACGTTGGTATGACGTTCCCGCTCCTGCTGCCTTTTTTCACCGACTTCAAGTGGGTGGCGCTGGCCTACCTGAGCGGTTACATGGGAATGCTCTTCAGCCCGGTTCATCTGTGCCTCGTTTTCTCCGCCGAGTACTATAGGGCGGAGCTGGGGAAGGTTTACAGGGTCATGCTCGTCCCCGCGCTCGTTCTCTTCCTGCTGGGTCTTGCTTATATATTCTTGGTGCTCTGACCTGTTTCGGTTCTGGTCTAGGTCACAGGGGTTTGGCGGGTTCCGCCGCGGGGGAGCCTTTTCGTATCTCGTTCCATATTCCCGCCATTATCAGGGCGGCCCCGATGTATCCCTTTAGGGACAGGACCTCTCTGAGGGCTATTAACGAGACTACGGATGCGAATATTGGTTCGGAGGAGTATATCAGGGCGGCCCTGTACGCTGGAACAAAGCGCTGGTAGCGTAGCTGTAGTGTGAACGTCAGCGCAGTTGCGAACACCACCAGGTATATTATCCCACCCCACGCCGCGGGGGCCGTCGGGATAACGGGTTTCTCCATGAGGACAGAGACCGCGGTGGAAAGCACGAAGTTCCAGAATATCTGCCAGAAGGTTAAGCTCAGGTAGTCGTGTCCCCTGAACGACTCGACTAGAACTATCTGAAAGGCGAAGCTCAGGGCCGAGACGACCGTCAGGGCATCCCCGTGGTTGAGGTGAATGGTTGCCCCGGATATGAGGTACAGACCGGTGAGCGCGATCCCGAGGGAGAGGGTGTCCCTCGCCCTGACCCTCTCATGGAGGAGGAAATACGCCACAAAGGGTGTGAAGACCACGTATAGAGAGGTTATAAAGGCTGAATTGGACGGGCTGGTGTACTCCAGGCCGACTATCTGGAAGCCGTGGCCGAAGAAGAGCGTGATACCCAGGATGAGTCCGGGCTTTAGACTTTCCCTTTTTACGAGTCTTCCCCGGAATATGGCGAACATCAGGATGGATGCAAGCCCGAATCTGTAAGCTAGGAACAGAAACGGGGGCAGGCTCTCAAGCCCTACCTTCATGACGGCGAACGTGCTCCCCCATATCGCCGTGATGCCAACGAGTATTAATTCTTCCCGCCGCATGGTGCATGAGAGTCCCGGGAAAATAAAAGCTTATTCCCCGGGTCCGTTGATGCACTCCATGTTCATCGCGAGGAGTATCTCGACGAAACCGGTTTCCAGGTTTTCCCTTATCTTCCCCGCAAGCGGTTTAAACTCCTCGGGGGTGAGTGGTCTTTTGTTCTTCAACCATTTGATTTTTCCGTCGTTCTTATCAAGTACTATTATCTCTCCTTCCGTGAGGAGGGGAACGTAATTCATTTTTACCCCGTACAGTTCCTCTGCAAAGGCCAGCTTCGCCCTCATGAGTTCGAGGTAGTTGGCCAGGTCTTCACCCAAAATATGCCTGAATTCGTGCTCCATTCTCCCACCGTTCTGGTTTCAATGTACATACTTATTAACTTATCGGGCATATATGGGTATGAATGCACGGGGGAAAGGTCAATAAGCGGTTCGCGTTTATCACTTACGGTGAGTTGCATGCAGATGAAGAGGGCCTATCACTTCCATGCGTATCAACCCGGCGATATAATCCGCATCCACGATGGGTCTGGGTGGGACCCGATAAAGTACTCAGAGAGGCTCAGCCCGGTCTCCCTCAGGATAAGGGATACGGACGTTAAGGGTCGGAACTGGACCCGGGCTGTGATTAAGGCGTATGAGCACACGAACGAGGTCTTGGGGCGCTTGAAGGAGAAGAGTATAAGTGTTGACTTTGAGCCTTTTACCCTCTACATGATCCTCCGCTACAAACCGAGGATATACGGCGAGATTGTGGAGCTGCTCGGTGGCCATGTGGAAACCGTTCCTACTCCCCCATTTCATCCCATCATGCCCCACCTGGGTAAGTTTGACCAGGAGGTTCTTGCAAGGGTTTCTTTTGATTTTTATCAGCCTTTCCTGGGAGGATCCGGGGTGGTGGGGTACTGGCTTCCTGAGGCAGTCATAACGAGGGAAACCGCCGGCATCGTGGCGAGATCAAGTGGTGCCGAGGTCGTCTTTCTCCTCGATGAAAGGCAGTTCGTGGGGCTTAACCTCCCTCAGGCGAAGTTCTCCTGCAACACCTACAAGTGCGATGGGGGGCTGGCCTACGTCTTCGGCAGGGACCACCAGCTCAGCGATGCCTTTGCCTTCAACACTCTGGACGTGGATGGTCTCGTTAGGGCCGTCGTTGAGGGCAGGGTGGACGTCTTCAAGGAGAACGCAGGGATACCCTATTTGGTCTATTTGGCCAGCGACTTGGAAGCCCTTCTGTCCAATCCAGCGCAGCTTGACAGGTTCCTTGGCTGGATGGGGGGCCTGGAGGGGAGGGGCGTTGAGGGCGTCAGCGTGCCTGACTTCGTTAGAAAGAAAAAGGGTGGGGAGTACGATTGCCTGGAGGGGGAGTGCAGCGATCACTTCCGGATAAACGTTAAGGACTACTCGAGCTGGAGCGACTACTACGACCTGAGTCTCGACGGCAGAACAGGGGACATGAGATGGCTCGGCATGCGCAGAGAGGATGGGAGGGTCATCGGCCGTTCCCATGGGGGTAAGAAGGTTTCTCAGCTCTGGAAGTATGCCTTCACGAAGCTCTTCCGTGAGCTCAACAGGGCCGTTAGGTTCGGTGTTATCGACATGATAAAGCGTTATTCTCCAGAAACCGGGAAGGGGGACGTTATGGACTTTCTGGTCCGCTACGCCAGGGTCTTCTTCAGGGAGCACTACGAGTACTTCGACATGGAAACCGGTGTTGACTACGTTGTGGAGCCTTTGGGGGACGTTGACCCGACCCTTGCGATGAAGCTGGGGAGGGTGTACTACATCATGCTCCTCGCCAACCACTCCTGTCCGCGCTTCTGGGAGAACATCGATACGCGCGTGACCTTTGGGAACGTTGCGGCGATAAGCAAAGCTCTTATTGAACTGATGGAGGTCTACATGAGGGAGGGACTCGGTGAGAGGGCCAACTTCTTCCTCTTCGAGTACATGAAACTCCTGGCCTTTCCCCAGCTCTACTA
Protein-coding regions in this window:
- a CDS encoding TIGR00529 family membrane protein translates to MGPLTYLLLSFALVVVLLRLKVNIGVSIFAGSVFLGVLFGLTPWGLLKAFYVSTTSWTTVRLILIIAAIMALTSVFSQTGYLKMMEAAVGDLFPNEKYSLAALPALIGLMPMPAGALVSAPMIDGVANEFGISPEDRTLINYWFRHVWEHSWPMYQAIIIASAILGISVREISSRMFPLTLIMIVVGYFLLLRPIDAPRNDRGDLRRGAILFLRSTYPILVIVVISIVLGYDMVYSAFLGFLSALLPHFRNVKKVEVLKHALQPKIVFLLLSVMYFKELLSVTGAIGALPRTILGLNFPVVFVIVLTPFVVGLITGISFAYVGMTFPLLLPFFTDFKWVALAYLSGYMGMLFSPVHLCLVFSAEYYRAELGKVYRVMLVPALVLFLLGLAYIFLVL
- a CDS encoding DMT family transporter, whose translation is MRREELILVGITAIWGSTFAVMKVGLESLPPFLFLAYRFGLASILMFAIFRGRLVKRESLKPGLILGITLFFGHGFQIVGLEYTSPSNSAFITSLYVVFTPFVAYFLLHERVRARDTLSLGIALTGLYLISGATIHLNHGDALTVVSALSFAFQIVLVESFRGHDYLSLTFWQIFWNFVLSTAVSVLMEKPVIPTAPAAWGGIIYLVVFATALTFTLQLRYQRFVPAYRAALIYSSEPIFASVVSLIALREVLSLKGYIGAALIMAGIWNEIRKGSPAAEPAKPL
- a CDS encoding glycoside hydrolase yields the protein MQMKRAYHFHAYQPGDIIRIHDGSGWDPIKYSERLSPVSLRIRDTDVKGRNWTRAVIKAYEHTNEVLGRLKEKSISVDFEPFTLYMILRYKPRIYGEIVELLGGHVETVPTPPFHPIMPHLGKFDQEVLARVSFDFYQPFLGGSGVVGYWLPEAVITRETAGIVARSSGAEVVFLLDERQFVGLNLPQAKFSCNTYKCDGGLAYVFGRDHQLSDAFAFNTLDVDGLVRAVVEGRVDVFKENAGIPYLVYLASDLEALLSNPAQLDRFLGWMGGLEGRGVEGVSVPDFVRKKKGGEYDCLEGECSDHFRINVKDYSSWSDYYDLSLDGRTGDMRWLGMRREDGRVIGRSHGGKKVSQLWKYAFTKLFRELNRAVRFGVIDMIKRYSPETGKGDVMDFLVRYARVFFREHYEYFDMETGVDYVVEPLGDVDPTLAMKLGRVYYIMLLANHSCPRFWENIDTRVTFGNVAAISKALIELMEVYMREGLGERANFFLFEYMKLLAFPQLYYDYDLYRLQGVEGWETTERAWFDSLRSEVPNSPYNVVTRAALYTGKEALPDEVKTALGILYDFEGAVADTGHVPGEAHGSWENVEWCEHRE